A genomic stretch from Bacillus sp. N1-1 includes:
- the gatC gene encoding Asp-tRNA(Asn)/Glu-tRNA(Gln) amidotransferase subunit GatC — MSRITKEEVKHVANLARLEMDEAEVEKFTTQLDDIISMAEQLNELDTENVAPTTHVLDLKNVLREDKVQPWLTREEALKNAPDQANGQVKVPSIFE; from the coding sequence ATGTCCAGAATTACCAAAGAAGAGGTTAAGCATGTAGCCAATCTCGCTAGATTAGAAATGGATGAGGCAGAGGTCGAAAAATTTACAACTCAGCTTGATGACATTATCTCAATGGCGGAGCAGCTGAATGAATTAGATACAGAGAACGTTGCGCCTACAACACACGTTCTTGATTTGAAAAACGTACTGCGTGAAGACAAAGTACAGCCGTGGCTAACGCGTGAGGAAGCATTGAAGAATGCACCGGATCAAGCGAACGGTCAAGTAAAAGTTCCATCAATATTTGAGTAA